One region of Metallosphaera sedula DSM 5348 genomic DNA includes:
- the ilvD gene encoding dihydroxy-acid dehydratase: protein MYDKSRSNKVYGGYEKAPNRAFLKAMGLTDDDISKPLVGVAVAWNEAGPCNIHLLGLSQVVKEGIRELGGTPRTFTAPVLIDGIAMGSESMKYSLVSREVIANTVELTVNGHGYDGFVALGGCDKTQPGLMMSMARLNIPSVYMYGGTTLPGNFRGRDIAIGDVYEAVGAFSAGKITAEDLRIMEDNAIPGPGACGGLYTANTMAMLSEALGLSLPGSSAPPAVSSDRTKFAKETGRTLMKVMEIGLKPRDILTFEAFENGIALLMASGGSTNGVLHLLAIAHEAGVSLTLDDFDRISKKVPEIVNMKPGGDYVMADLYRVGGTPVILKKLLDRGLLHGDTITVTGKTMAQNLSEYKIPEFKHDHIVRDLSNPFLPSGGIRILKGSLAPEGSVVKLSASKIKYHRGPARVFNSEEEAFETVLKKKINEGDVVVIRYEGPKGGPGMREMLAVTSAIVGQGLGEKVALVTDGRFSGATRGLMVGHVAPEAAVGGPIALIRDGDTIVIDGEKGRLDVELSDQELKSRAKDWTPPEPRYKTGLLAQYAKLVTSSARGAVLV, encoded by the coding sequence ATGTACGACAAATCAAGATCTAACAAGGTTTACGGTGGTTACGAAAAGGCACCCAATAGGGCCTTCCTTAAGGCAATGGGCCTAACGGACGATGATATTTCTAAACCGCTGGTGGGAGTTGCAGTGGCCTGGAATGAGGCCGGCCCTTGTAATATACATCTCCTAGGCCTGTCTCAGGTAGTGAAGGAGGGCATAAGGGAACTTGGCGGTACCCCCAGGACTTTCACGGCCCCTGTCCTAATAGATGGAATAGCCATGGGAAGCGAGAGCATGAAGTACTCTCTGGTGAGCAGGGAAGTGATTGCGAACACTGTGGAGTTAACTGTGAATGGGCACGGCTACGACGGGTTCGTGGCACTGGGCGGATGTGACAAGACCCAACCAGGCCTCATGATGTCAATGGCCAGACTGAATATACCCTCGGTTTACATGTATGGAGGAACTACCTTGCCAGGGAATTTCAGGGGTAGGGATATAGCGATTGGAGACGTGTATGAGGCAGTGGGAGCTTTCTCTGCTGGGAAGATAACCGCGGAAGATCTTAGGATCATGGAAGACAACGCTATTCCCGGGCCTGGAGCCTGTGGAGGGTTATACACAGCTAACACAATGGCTATGCTATCTGAGGCCCTCGGACTTTCACTTCCCGGAAGCTCAGCCCCTCCAGCAGTAAGCTCCGATAGAACCAAATTCGCCAAGGAGACAGGCAGAACGTTGATGAAGGTTATGGAGATTGGTCTCAAGCCTAGGGACATCCTAACCTTTGAGGCCTTTGAGAACGGGATTGCCCTACTCATGGCCAGTGGAGGTTCCACAAACGGAGTTCTCCACCTTTTGGCCATTGCCCATGAGGCAGGCGTGTCCCTAACCCTGGACGACTTTGATAGAATAAGCAAGAAGGTTCCAGAGATAGTTAACATGAAGCCTGGAGGGGACTACGTTATGGCTGACCTCTACAGGGTTGGAGGAACTCCCGTTATCCTGAAGAAGCTATTGGATCGCGGACTACTTCACGGTGACACTATCACGGTAACTGGAAAGACTATGGCCCAAAACTTGTCCGAGTACAAGATACCTGAGTTTAAACACGACCATATAGTCAGAGACCTCTCCAATCCCTTCCTTCCTTCAGGCGGAATAAGGATTCTGAAGGGTAGTTTAGCACCAGAAGGTTCTGTGGTGAAACTGTCCGCTTCAAAGATCAAGTACCATAGGGGACCGGCCAGGGTGTTCAACTCAGAGGAGGAGGCATTTGAGACAGTTCTGAAGAAGAAGATAAACGAGGGAGATGTCGTGGTAATAAGGTATGAGGGTCCAAAGGGAGGTCCAGGTATGAGGGAAATGCTTGCAGTCACTAGCGCAATAGTGGGACAGGGACTAGGAGAGAAGGTTGCCCTGGTCACTGACGGTAGGTTCTCGGGAGCAACCAGGGGTCTCATGGTAGGTCACGTAGCCCCTGAGGCGGCGGTCGGCGGTCCCATAGCGCTTATCAGGGATGGCGACACCATTGTGATAGATGGCGAGAAGGGTAGACTTGATGTGGAACTCTCAGACCAGGAACTTAAGAGTAGGGCCAAGGATTGGACACCCCCAGAACCTAGGTACAAGACCGGTCTCTTGGCGCAGTACGCCAAATTAGTTACCTCATCGGCGAGGGGAGCCGTTCTAGTTTAA
- a CDS encoding coiled-coil domain-containing protein: MKTVQLALVVDANGSPLSPEKQLAVAISKALSKRTRVNSITLVGWPILLMRMEDSGGYLLFDETGRIDSTFNRTVLADYEHYLNSFSKITSPDEFLNLVKRIPWTEPRGKESVRLKGVISDDITSLLKNPSMSLPVYILERRITEDVASLEVEEWKRLQEIVNSELNKIDEYVKSFIAISDTFIGKIAEERRRIESLYDQEIEKTKAEMEQLLKQRKPIAYEEVKKKVSEFAPRLSEIYGVIAKTRLDLEGGSVSQKQISSLESAKDKLMKDLEAQVNQVLEPYRAEVRVYREKIDSLVAKKNQELAQVDSKLEASRKIVNEVKSALESVKELKKRELNELSSLARRTIYIDEKLEVIIPFLVVKDDYGFTQVVSPLMYRGRNRSLLGLGSRLDNMYSIIDEERMTSFSIPSVDLRDNVRGLRHEIERGIDWLDEEGWKVRKLFEDFYF; the protein is encoded by the coding sequence ATGAAGACTGTTCAACTCGCCCTAGTGGTGGATGCCAACGGTTCTCCTCTCTCTCCCGAGAAACAGCTGGCCGTGGCTATCTCTAAGGCCCTCTCCAAGAGGACCAGAGTTAACTCCATTACCCTAGTGGGCTGGCCCATCCTCCTGATGAGAATGGAGGATTCGGGCGGTTACCTTCTCTTTGACGAAACTGGGAGGATAGATAGCACGTTTAATAGGACAGTTCTAGCTGACTACGAGCATTACCTCAATTCCTTTTCAAAGATTACCTCCCCAGATGAATTTCTGAACCTGGTTAAAAGGATTCCCTGGACTGAGCCCAGGGGGAAGGAGAGCGTTAGGCTTAAGGGAGTAATAAGTGACGACATTACCTCGCTTTTAAAGAATCCTTCCATGTCCTTGCCTGTGTATATCCTTGAGAGAAGGATTACGGAGGATGTGGCTTCCCTAGAGGTTGAGGAGTGGAAGAGACTCCAGGAAATTGTAAACTCTGAGCTAAACAAGATAGATGAATACGTTAAGAGCTTCATTGCAATATCGGATACTTTCATCGGAAAAATAGCGGAGGAAAGGCGGAGGATAGAGTCCCTATACGACCAGGAAATAGAGAAAACTAAGGCGGAGATGGAACAACTACTGAAACAAAGGAAGCCGATTGCCTACGAGGAAGTTAAAAAGAAGGTATCTGAATTCGCTCCTAGGCTCTCGGAGATTTATGGGGTTATAGCCAAGACCCGATTGGATTTGGAGGGTGGATCCGTGTCCCAGAAGCAGATTTCCTCCCTTGAGTCTGCAAAGGATAAGCTAATGAAAGACCTTGAGGCTCAGGTGAATCAGGTCCTCGAGCCTTATAGGGCCGAGGTGAGAGTTTACAGGGAGAAGATAGACTCACTTGTTGCGAAGAAGAACCAAGAACTTGCTCAGGTGGATAGTAAACTGGAGGCCTCTAGGAAGATCGTGAATGAGGTTAAATCCGCGTTGGAAAGCGTAAAGGAGTTAAAGAAGAGGGAGCTTAATGAGTTATCTTCCCTAGCCAGAAGAACCATCTACATTGACGAGAAACTCGAGGTAATAATTCCTTTCCTTGTGGTAAAAGATGATTACGGCTTCACCCAGGTGGTTTCACCGCTCATGTATAGGGGGAGGAATAGGTCTTTGCTAGGGTTAGGTAGCAGATTGGATAACATGTACTCCATCATTGACGAGGAGAGGATGACCTCATTCTCAATTCCCAGCGTGGACCTACGGGACAACGTGAGGGGGCTCAGGCATGAGATAGAGAGGGGAATAGACTGGTTAGATGAGGAGGGCTGGAAGGTTAGGAAATTGTTTGAGGACTTCTATTTCTAG
- the asd gene encoding aspartate-semialdehyde dehydrogenase, which produces MRRTLKAAILGATGLVGIEYVRMLADHPYIKPTYLAGKGSVGKPYGEIVRWQTVGNVPKEVANQEVKPTDPKLMDDVDIIFSPLPQGAAGPVEEQFAKLGFNVISNSPDHRFDMDVPMIIPEVNPHTVTLIDEQRKRRDWKGFIVTTPLCTAQGAAIPLTPIYQNFKMSGVMITTMQSLSGAGYPGIASLDIVDNALPLGDGYDAKTVKEITRILSEVKRNVQEPGVNEITLDATTHRIATIHGHYEVAYVTFKEDTDVRKVMESMESFKGEPQDLKLPTAPEKPIIVTTQDARPQVFFDRWAGNPPGMSVVVGRLKQVNPRTIRFVSLIHNTVRGAAGGGVLTAELLVEKGYIDKR; this is translated from the coding sequence ATGAGGAGAACGCTAAAGGCCGCAATTCTCGGGGCCACAGGTCTGGTTGGAATAGAATACGTGAGAATGTTAGCTGATCATCCCTACATCAAGCCAACATATCTTGCAGGAAAGGGTTCCGTGGGAAAGCCCTATGGCGAAATAGTTAGATGGCAAACAGTTGGGAACGTGCCCAAAGAGGTAGCCAACCAAGAGGTAAAACCAACGGATCCGAAGCTAATGGATGACGTTGACATAATTTTCTCTCCGCTACCGCAGGGCGCAGCGGGACCTGTCGAGGAGCAGTTCGCAAAGCTAGGCTTCAACGTGATCAGCAATTCTCCGGATCACAGGTTTGATATGGACGTTCCCATGATAATACCGGAGGTCAATCCGCATACCGTGACCTTAATTGACGAGCAAAGGAAGAGGAGGGACTGGAAGGGATTCATAGTTACCACTCCCTTATGCACGGCCCAGGGAGCTGCAATACCCCTAACGCCCATTTATCAGAACTTCAAGATGAGCGGTGTAATGATAACCACAATGCAATCCTTGTCAGGTGCTGGCTATCCGGGAATCGCTTCCCTGGATATTGTGGACAACGCTCTCCCCCTGGGAGATGGGTACGACGCCAAGACCGTGAAGGAGATAACAAGAATACTATCAGAGGTTAAGAGGAACGTTCAGGAGCCCGGCGTCAACGAGATAACCCTGGATGCTACTACCCATAGAATTGCAACAATTCACGGTCACTACGAGGTAGCATACGTAACCTTCAAGGAGGACACAGACGTTAGAAAGGTAATGGAGTCGATGGAGTCCTTCAAGGGAGAACCCCAGGACCTGAAGTTACCAACAGCACCAGAGAAGCCAATCATAGTTACGACACAGGACGCTAGACCACAGGTATTCTTCGATAGGTGGGCTGGAAATCCGCCCGGAATGAGCGTTGTTGTGGGAAGGCTAAAGCAGGTTAACCCAAGGACCATAAGGTTCGTTTCGCTAATCCATAACACAGTTAGGGGAGCAGCTGGAGGCGGTGTGCTGACAGCTGAGCTCTTAGTGGAGAAGGGCTACATAGACAAGAGATGA
- the msrA gene encoding peptide-methionine (S)-S-oxide reductase MsrA → MTELATLGGGCFWCTEAVFSRVKGVVKVEPGYAGGWVPNPTYEQVCSDTTGHAEVVQIEFDPNVITYRELLEIFFEIHDPTTKDRQGNDVGSQYRSIILYHNEQQRRIALEVIDELNRTRFNGRIVTEVVPYTAFYRAEDYHFRFYDRNKDYPYCRYVISPKVKKLMEHFPSMVKMRES, encoded by the coding sequence TTGACTGAGTTAGCCACTCTTGGAGGCGGATGTTTCTGGTGCACCGAGGCGGTGTTCTCTAGGGTCAAGGGGGTTGTGAAGGTAGAACCAGGTTACGCAGGCGGATGGGTTCCCAACCCCACTTACGAACAGGTGTGTTCTGATACCACGGGTCATGCAGAGGTTGTTCAGATCGAGTTTGATCCAAACGTGATCACCTACAGGGAACTACTTGAAATCTTCTTTGAAATACACGATCCCACCACCAAGGATAGGCAAGGAAACGACGTCGGTAGCCAGTATAGATCCATAATTCTGTACCACAACGAACAACAAAGAAGGATTGCCCTCGAGGTGATAGACGAACTAAACAGGACCAGGTTCAATGGAAGGATCGTGACCGAGGTGGTTCCCTACACAGCTTTCTATAGGGCTGAGGACTACCACTTCAGGTTTTACGACAGAAACAAGGACTATCCCTACTGCAGGTATGTAATCAGCCCGAAGGTGAAGAAGTTAATGGAGCATTTCCCCTCAATGGTGAAAATGAGGGAGAGTTAG